The following are encoded in a window of Flavobacterium sp. WC2421 genomic DNA:
- a CDS encoding pyridoxine 5'-phosphate synthase, whose translation MTKLSVNINKIATLRNARGGNVPDLLKVATDIQKFGAEGITIHPRPDERHIRYQDARDLKAIVYTEYNIEGNPLHNFIDLVLECKPDQVTLVPDAIGAITSSAGWDTIKNQSYLTEMIQEFQRNGIRTSIFVDPVLDIIEGAKKTGTDRIELYTEAFAHQYSLGNQNGIDPYVKSAVLANELGLGINAGHDLSLDNIQFFKQNIPGLLEVSIGHALISEALYLGLENVVNMYLQKLK comes from the coding sequence ATGACAAAGTTAAGTGTAAATATCAACAAAATAGCTACTTTACGTAATGCTCGTGGTGGAAATGTTCCTGACTTATTGAAGGTAGCCACCGATATTCAAAAATTTGGAGCTGAGGGAATCACCATTCACCCTCGTCCTGATGAACGCCACATTCGCTATCAAGATGCTCGCGATTTGAAAGCCATTGTTTACACCGAATATAATATAGAAGGAAATCCACTACATAATTTTATCGATTTGGTTTTAGAGTGTAAACCGGACCAAGTTACTTTAGTTCCTGATGCTATTGGAGCCATTACATCGTCTGCGGGTTGGGATACCATAAAAAATCAATCGTATTTGACCGAAATGATTCAAGAATTTCAACGCAACGGAATCAGGACTTCCATCTTTGTAGATCCAGTTTTGGATATTATTGAAGGGGCAAAAAAAACTGGAACGGATAGAATCGAATTATATACCGAAGCTTTTGCGCACCAATATAGTTTGGGGAATCAAAACGGAATTGATCCGTATGTAAAATCAGCAGTTTTAGCTAACGAACTAGGTTTAGGAATCAACGCAGGACATGATTTGAGTCTGGACAACATTCAGTTTTTTAAACAAAATATCCCTGGATTATTAGAAGTTTCCATTGGGCATGCACTAATTTCGGAGGCTTTATATTTAGGACTAGAGAATGTGGTCAATATGTATTTACAAAAATTAAAATAA
- a CDS encoding CBS domain-containing protein gives MEITNYITTDFKAIDSQDTIETVKDFFDDLNFSHFPVVEEGIYIGSIASEDLETFENDKKVIDYRYTLEGFFTKTDSLWLEVLEVFAKNHSNLIPVLDENNTYVGYYEIDDIMSFFHQTPFLKEQGRIIKVKKGILDYSMSQITQIVESNNGKLLGLFISEADIDTIEVTMKISLGAINEIIQTFRRYNYEITSEHHEDDYINNLKERSDYLDKYLNI, from the coding sequence ATGGAAATTACAAACTACATAACCACTGATTTTAAAGCCATTGACAGTCAAGATACCATCGAGACTGTTAAAGATTTTTTTGATGATTTGAACTTTTCTCATTTTCCAGTTGTGGAAGAAGGGATATATATAGGAAGCATTGCATCTGAAGACTTAGAAACTTTTGAAAATGATAAAAAAGTAATTGACTACAGATATACTCTTGAAGGGTTTTTTACTAAAACAGACTCTTTATGGCTTGAAGTTTTAGAAGTTTTTGCGAAAAACCATTCTAATTTGATTCCAGTTTTAGACGAAAACAATACCTATGTAGGCTATTATGAAATAGATGACATCATGAGCTTTTTTCACCAAACTCCCTTCTTGAAAGAGCAAGGACGAATTATAAAGGTAAAAAAAGGAATTCTTGATTATTCCATGAGTCAAATCACTCAAATTGTGGAAAGCAATAATGGTAAACTTTTAGGATTATTCATCTCTGAAGCTGATATCGACACCATTGAAGTCACTATGAAAATAAGTTTAGGCGCCATCAACGAGATTATTCAAACTTTTAGAAGATACAATTACGAAATTACATCTGAGCATCATGAGGATGATTATATAAACAACTTGAAAGAGCGCTCAGACTATTTAGATAAATACCTTAATATATAA
- a CDS encoding NAD kinase, protein MKVAIYGQYYQNSTEPIIRDIFVFFNQNNVELVIEANFLDMLYEKKIIQKDYNTFSSHAELDATFDLLVSIGGDGTILRAATLVRDSGVPILGINAGRLGFLATVQKENIHEFLQIVIDKKYTISKRTLLSLTCDPPNEALQDINFAMNEVSVSRKDTTSMITIDTFLNGEILNSYWADGLIISTPTGSTGYSLSCGGPILTPDVKSLVITPIAPHNLNARPLVIPDETEIKLKVSGREENYLVSLDSRITSVGNESILTIKKTPFQINMVEIPDETFLKTLRTKLLWGEDKRN, encoded by the coding sequence ATGAAAGTAGCCATTTACGGTCAATATTATCAAAACAGTACAGAACCAATCATAAGAGATATTTTTGTTTTTTTTAATCAAAACAACGTAGAATTGGTCATTGAAGCTAATTTTTTGGACATGTTATATGAAAAAAAAATTATTCAAAAAGATTACAATACCTTTTCTTCCCATGCAGAGCTTGACGCTACTTTTGATCTGTTGGTAAGCATTGGTGGCGATGGAACTATTTTGAGAGCAGCCACTTTAGTTCGTGATTCTGGTGTGCCGATCTTAGGAATAAATGCAGGTCGATTGGGTTTTCTTGCCACTGTTCAAAAAGAAAACATTCATGAATTTTTACAAATTGTGATTGATAAAAAATATACTATTTCTAAACGAACCTTATTAAGTTTAACCTGTGACCCGCCTAACGAAGCACTTCAGGATATTAACTTTGCAATGAACGAAGTTTCGGTAAGTCGCAAGGACACCACATCCATGATTACAATTGACACCTTTTTAAATGGCGAGATTTTAAACTCATACTGGGCTGACGGATTAATTATATCAACCCCTACAGGATCTACAGGTTACTCCTTAAGCTGTGGTGGCCCTATACTGACTCCCGATGTAAAAAGCTTAGTTATTACCCCAATAGCTCCCCATAATCTTAATGCAAGACCACTTGTCATTCCTGATGAGACTGAAATTAAACTAAAAGTTTCCGGTCGAGAAGAAAATTATTTAGTTTCACTGGATTCCCGAATTACTTCTGTAGGAAACGAATCTATATTGACAATTAAGAAAACCCCTTTCCAAATAAACATGGTGGAAATCCCCGACGAAACGTTTCTTAAAACACTTCGCACAAAACTACTTTGGGGAGAAGACAAAAGAAATTAA
- a CDS encoding DUF6089 family protein has translation MTKIFSLFICLFLSIAMHSQIHEVGVFLGGSNYIGDVGPTTYIAPHEPAFGLLYKWNKSPRHAYRFSYTQSKITSNDLDSKEPGRSQRGYRFENNIKEVSLGLEFNFFDFNLHELDRKTTPYVYSGISYFRYDELYIISGETRKDQAENTFAIPMVLGVKSNITPRLILALEVGARYTLTDNLDGSNPKNESLKTLQFGNINNNDWYVFSGITLTYTFGNKPCYCAD, from the coding sequence ATGACTAAAATCTTCAGCTTATTTATATGCTTATTCTTGAGTATAGCCATGCACTCTCAGATACATGAAGTTGGAGTTTTTCTAGGTGGAAGCAACTATATTGGAGACGTTGGCCCCACTACTTATATAGCTCCACATGAGCCTGCTTTTGGACTACTTTATAAGTGGAATAAAAGTCCGAGACACGCCTATCGTTTCTCTTATACACAATCAAAAATAACCTCAAATGACCTTGATTCAAAAGAACCAGGCAGAAGCCAAAGAGGCTATCGTTTTGAAAATAATATAAAAGAAGTATCTTTAGGCCTTGAATTCAATTTTTTTGATTTTAACCTGCATGAATTAGATAGAAAAACTACTCCTTATGTATATTCAGGAATTAGTTATTTTAGGTATGACGAGTTGTACATTATATCAGGAGAAACAAGAAAAGATCAAGCAGAGAATACATTTGCTATACCTATGGTTCTAGGAGTAAAATCGAATATTACTCCGCGTTTAATATTAGCGTTAGAAGTAGGAGCACGTTACACACTTACGGACAATCTTGATGGGAGCAATCCAAAGAATGAAAGTTTGAAAACATTACAATTTGGAAATATAAATAATAATGATTGGTATGTTTTTTCAGGTATTACTTTAACGTATACTTTTGGAAACAAACCTTGTTATTGTGCAGACTAA
- a CDS encoding isoprenyl transferase gives MDLLDSIDKNKLPEHLAIIMDGNGRWAKQQGLLRAFGHESGTKSVKIIIKTCAKLGIQNLTLYAFSTENWNRPKLEVDTLMKILIKSLKKELTTLQENNIRLNTIGNLEKMPASAQKELLDVIEKTKNNTRMTLTLALSYGSREEIVNAVKNISNKVKNNIISIDSIDDSIINEHLYTQNLPDVDLLIRTSGEHRISNFLLWQIAYAELYFTDVLWPDFKEQNLYEAIISYQKRERRFGKTSEQIK, from the coding sequence ATGGATTTACTAGACAGTATAGATAAAAATAAATTACCAGAGCACTTGGCCATTATTATGGACGGTAATGGGCGTTGGGCTAAGCAACAGGGGTTATTACGCGCTTTTGGTCATGAAAGTGGAACCAAATCCGTTAAAATCATTATTAAAACTTGTGCCAAATTAGGGATCCAAAACCTTACTTTGTATGCCTTTTCTACAGAAAATTGGAATAGACCCAAACTGGAAGTAGACACTTTAATGAAGATACTCATCAAATCATTAAAAAAAGAACTGACAACGCTCCAAGAAAATAATATCAGACTGAACACCATTGGTAATTTAGAAAAAATGCCAGCATCAGCGCAAAAAGAGCTCCTTGATGTTATTGAAAAAACCAAAAACAATACCCGAATGACCCTAACACTAGCATTGAGTTATGGTTCAAGAGAGGAAATTGTAAATGCAGTAAAAAACATCAGTAATAAAGTTAAAAATAATATAATTTCAATAGACTCTATTGACGATTCAATTATAAATGAGCATCTTTACACGCAAAATTTACCTGATGTAGATTTATTAATAAGAACAAGTGGAGAACATAGGATAAGTAATTTTCTGTTGTGGCAAATAGCCTATGCTGAATTGTATTTTACTGATGTATTGTGGCCAGACTTTAAAGAACAGAATTTATATGAGGCTATTATTAGTTATCAAAAAAGAGAACGTAGATTTGGAAAAACAAGTGAACAAATTAAATAA
- a CDS encoding outer membrane protein assembly factor, protein MRLLLVIKKENVDLEKQVNKLNNFLVLNKSIKAVLTLLLLGSFSQIKAQDRVPFDQGKKYILADVAVTNNISFNKQTVVTFAGLQKGQEITIPGEEISAAIKKLGKLGLFDEISFYINRVENDSIYLDLDIKELPKLGQVKFVGIKKNKTEALIKDNGLTKSKVVNENLITTTRNYIENKYKKDGYFNTKVNINIIKDTTTINQVNMVVNIDKGDKVKISKIDFIGNEKISDKALRKAMKDTKQKNPIRILKASKFIKEKYKADLEKVIAAYKEKGYRDARILSDTVAFDKDKNALSIKINVEEGNKYYFGNIKFLGNTVYSDQYLNRIIGVKKGETYNGVLLEKRIADKSKPDGEDITNLYQNNGYLFSNINAVEVKTANDTIDFEIRVTEGPLAYFNHITVVGNDKTNDRVIYRELRTKPGEKYSKELLVRTIREIGQLGFFDPEAIDPKFKNVDAAAGTVDIEYNLVEKGSSQIELQGGYGGGGFIGTLGLSFNNFSARNLLNKEAYKPLPMGDGQKVSLRLQGSTYFQTYSVSFSEPWFGQKKPVQFSSSISYSKQFLNNYITQRVDKSKSFNILTLSVGLAKRLTVPDDYFVLSQSLSYQHYDLHNYNTGLFTFGNGASRNLAYTVGISRSNKGVNPIFPTYGSEFSLTGKFSLPYSLLNGIDYATLGDKEEYKLKNTTDRSNQVDANGNTVNIGDYIDAAGNKVFNYKDAAADPALVDQKKFNWLEYYKIKFKADWYTKVYGKLVLRTLTEFGFLGAYNQDRGVIPFERFYVGGDGLANYSMDGRETIQLRGYPNNSLTPINSAGEQIGATVYNKFSMELRYPITLKSSASIYALAFLEAGSSYADFKSYNPFALNRSAGVGLRVFMPAFGLLGIDFGNGFDALPGQTKANGWETHFIIGQQF, encoded by the coding sequence ATGAGGCTATTATTAGTTATCAAAAAAGAGAACGTAGATTTGGAAAAACAAGTGAACAAATTAAATAATTTTTTAGTGTTGAATAAAAGTATAAAAGCAGTCCTTACCCTACTATTATTGGGAAGTTTTTCACAAATTAAAGCGCAAGACAGAGTTCCCTTTGATCAAGGTAAAAAATACATTTTAGCAGACGTAGCTGTTACAAATAACATTAGCTTCAACAAACAAACTGTTGTAACATTTGCCGGACTTCAAAAAGGACAAGAAATCACTATTCCTGGAGAAGAAATAAGCGCAGCTATAAAAAAATTAGGGAAACTGGGTCTATTTGACGAAATTTCATTCTATATCAATAGAGTTGAAAATGATAGTATTTACTTAGATTTAGACATTAAAGAATTACCCAAATTAGGACAAGTTAAGTTTGTTGGTATCAAGAAAAACAAAACGGAAGCCTTAATTAAAGATAACGGACTAACAAAAAGTAAAGTTGTAAATGAAAATTTAATAACAACTACTAGAAACTACATCGAGAATAAATACAAAAAAGACGGTTATTTTAATACTAAAGTTAATATTAATATAATTAAAGATACAACTACCATTAACCAAGTTAATATGGTGGTTAATATCGACAAAGGTGATAAAGTTAAAATTAGTAAAATTGACTTTATTGGTAATGAAAAAATATCTGACAAGGCTTTACGCAAAGCAATGAAAGATACAAAACAAAAAAATCCAATACGCATATTAAAAGCCTCAAAGTTCATAAAAGAAAAATACAAAGCCGATTTAGAAAAGGTTATAGCAGCTTACAAAGAAAAAGGATATAGAGACGCAAGAATCCTATCAGACACTGTTGCATTTGATAAAGATAAAAATGCCTTATCTATTAAAATAAATGTAGAAGAAGGAAATAAATATTACTTTGGAAATATTAAGTTTTTAGGAAACACCGTTTATTCTGATCAATATTTAAACAGAATAATAGGAGTGAAAAAAGGAGAAACGTATAATGGTGTACTTCTAGAAAAGAGAATTGCAGATAAATCAAAACCAGATGGTGAAGATATTACCAATTTATATCAAAATAACGGATATTTATTCTCGAATATAAATGCGGTTGAAGTAAAAACTGCAAATGACACGATTGACTTCGAAATTAGAGTTACTGAAGGACCTTTGGCTTATTTTAATCACATAACAGTGGTAGGAAACGACAAAACGAATGACCGTGTAATTTATAGAGAACTCAGAACGAAACCAGGAGAAAAATACAGTAAAGAACTATTAGTAAGAACAATTCGTGAAATTGGTCAATTAGGATTTTTTGATCCTGAAGCAATCGATCCTAAATTCAAAAATGTAGATGCAGCAGCAGGTACAGTAGATATTGAATACAATCTAGTTGAAAAAGGATCTAGCCAAATTGAACTTCAAGGAGGTTACGGTGGAGGTGGATTCATAGGTACATTAGGTTTGTCCTTTAATAACTTTTCAGCAAGAAACTTACTCAACAAAGAAGCTTACAAACCTTTACCGATGGGTGATGGACAAAAAGTATCCTTACGATTACAAGGAAGTACTTATTTTCAAACCTATAGCGTATCCTTTTCTGAACCATGGTTTGGACAAAAGAAACCTGTACAGTTTAGCTCATCTATCTCATACAGTAAGCAATTTTTAAACAATTACATTACTCAAAGAGTTGATAAAAGTAAAAGTTTTAATATCTTAACATTATCAGTAGGATTGGCAAAAAGATTAACCGTACCAGATGATTATTTTGTATTATCACAATCATTAAGTTACCAACATTATGATTTACATAATTACAACACTGGATTATTTACATTTGGAAATGGAGCTTCGAGAAACTTAGCATATACAGTTGGTATATCCAGAAGTAATAAAGGAGTTAACCCTATTTTCCCAACTTATGGTTCAGAATTTAGCTTAACAGGAAAATTTTCACTTCCTTACTCTTTACTTAATGGTATAGACTATGCCACTTTAGGAGATAAAGAAGAATATAAATTAAAAAACACTACTGACAGATCTAATCAAGTCGATGCTAATGGAAATACTGTTAATATTGGTGACTATATCGATGCTGCGGGAAACAAAGTATTCAATTATAAAGATGCTGCCGCAGACCCAGCATTAGTGGATCAAAAGAAATTTAATTGGTTAGAATATTACAAAATAAAGTTCAAAGCAGACTGGTATACCAAAGTTTATGGTAAATTAGTATTACGAACATTGACTGAGTTTGGATTCCTAGGTGCATACAATCAAGATAGAGGTGTAATTCCTTTTGAAAGATTCTATGTTGGAGGTGATGGATTAGCCAACTATTCAATGGATGGTAGAGAGACAATACAGTTGAGAGGATATCCTAATAACTCATTGACTCCTATAAATAGTGCTGGAGAACAAATTGGTGCAACAGTGTACAATAAATTCTCTATGGAACTACGTTATCCAATAACTTTAAAATCATCAGCTTCTATATATGCATTAGCCTTTTTAGAAGCAGGTTCATCCTATGCTGATTTCAAGAGCTACAATCCTTTTGCTTTAAACAGATCAGCGGGAGTTGGGTTACGTGTATTCATGCCTGCATTTGGTTTATTGGGTATTGATTTCGGTAATGGTTTTGACGCGTTACCTGGACAGACAAAAGCTAATGGATGGGAAACCCATTTCATTATTGGACAACAATTTTAA
- a CDS encoding OmpH family outer membrane protein, protein MRKQFLFLFLAMTVAHTIHSQTRGTKVGYIDMEYILQNVPNYTEATVQLEQKAQKWKQEIEAKKIEISKIKYALSAEKALLTKELIGERETEIKFLETEMLDYQQKRFGPNGDLMIQKSVLTKPIQDQVFTAVQDIAEVKKYDFIFDKSSDLTMLFAAKRFDISDQVLRVINRSEKREQLTKKQLAAEEAKDNKEDAADENPVLAERQKALEEKKIARDKIIEERKLAQEQKKKDFEERRQKIIADREAKKNGTVSASTKTEATTSVNNDSEKESAKTKAEEAKQKQIDANAQKLEERKKVIEDRKKAVEDRRIRILQVRDSIKKSREEQIKLKQ, encoded by the coding sequence ATGAGAAAACAATTTTTATTTTTATTTTTAGCGATGACTGTAGCACATACGATTCATTCGCAAACCAGAGGAACAAAAGTTGGCTACATTGATATGGAATACATTTTACAGAATGTACCCAATTACACAGAAGCTACTGTACAATTAGAACAAAAAGCACAAAAATGGAAGCAAGAAATTGAGGCCAAAAAAATTGAAATAAGTAAAATAAAGTATGCATTAAGTGCTGAAAAAGCTTTATTAACAAAAGAATTAATAGGAGAAAGAGAAACAGAAATTAAGTTTCTTGAAACAGAAATGTTAGATTACCAACAAAAAAGATTTGGTCCTAATGGAGATTTGATGATTCAAAAATCCGTATTAACAAAGCCAATCCAAGATCAAGTTTTTACCGCAGTACAAGATATTGCAGAAGTAAAAAAATATGATTTTATTTTTGACAAATCTTCGGATTTAACTATGCTTTTTGCTGCAAAAAGGTTTGACATAAGCGACCAAGTGTTGCGAGTAATAAACCGATCTGAAAAAAGAGAGCAACTAACAAAAAAGCAACTTGCTGCTGAAGAAGCTAAAGACAATAAAGAAGATGCTGCTGATGAAAATCCAGTATTAGCCGAAAGACAGAAAGCATTAGAAGAAAAGAAAATAGCAAGGGATAAAATTATTGAAGAAAGAAAACTTGCCCAAGAACAAAAGAAAAAAGATTTTGAAGAAAGAAGACAAAAAATAATAGCTGACAGAGAAGCTAAAAAAAATGGCACGGTTTCTGCCTCTACAAAAACAGAAGCTACTACTTCGGTAAATAACGATTCTGAAAAAGAAAGTGCTAAGACAAAAGCCGAAGAAGCTAAACAAAAACAAATCGACGCTAACGCTCAAAAATTAGAAGAACGTAAAAAAGTAATTGAAGACCGTAAAAAAGCAGTAGAGGACAGAAGAATACGAATACTCCAAGTGAGGGATTCCATAAAAAAATCAAGAGAAGAACAAATTAAACTAAAACAATAA
- a CDS encoding OmpH family outer membrane protein, with protein sequence MKQIKTLLIAALFILGANQTITAQAKTAHVDVSEIMAKMPAMLDAQKQLEKLSTTYDADYKKMVEEYQAKLKKYEAESATVTDAINGDRSKEVQDMQKRIVDFRDNAQKELQQKESDIVKPLMEKVRASIEKVGKAKGFQYVLDGSTLLLADGPNLTADVKKDLGF encoded by the coding sequence ATGAAACAGATTAAAACTTTATTAATTGCTGCACTATTTATTCTTGGAGCAAATCAAACTATTACTGCACAAGCAAAAACAGCACATGTTGATGTAAGTGAAATCATGGCAAAAATGCCAGCTATGTTAGATGCTCAAAAACAACTTGAAAAATTAAGTACTACTTACGATGCAGATTACAAAAAAATGGTTGAAGAGTACCAAGCAAAATTAAAAAAATACGAAGCTGAATCTGCAACTGTTACTGACGCTATAAACGGCGACCGTTCTAAAGAAGTACAAGACATGCAAAAAAGAATTGTTGACTTTAGAGATAACGCTCAAAAAGAATTGCAACAAAAAGAATCAGATATAGTAAAACCATTAATGGAAAAAGTAAGAGCATCAATTGAAAAAGTTGGAAAAGCAAAAGGTTTCCAATATGTTCTTGATGGTTCTACACTTTTACTTGCTGACGGTCCAAACTTAACTGCAGATGTAAAAAAAGATTTAGGTTTCTAG
- the murI gene encoding glutamate racemase — protein MNNNQPIGIFDSGIGGTSIWREIHHLLPNEKTIYLADSKNAPYGQKSKQEIIALSMKNTDLLLEMGCKLIVVACNTATTNAIKELRAKYNIPFIGIEPAIKPAATNSKTQTIGILATQGTLISELFYNTTQKFQNTKIIEQVGHGLVQLIENGEINSPEMSELLHSYLQPMIEADIDYLVLGCSHYPYLIPQIRKILPDNIQIIDSGEAVAKQTKNILNNKIGFSTEENSNPVFYTNTNPKVLKEILENKYEVIERDF, from the coding sequence ATGAATAACAATCAACCCATAGGAATTTTTGATTCAGGCATAGGAGGAACTTCAATATGGAGAGAGATTCACCATTTACTCCCTAATGAAAAAACCATTTATTTAGCTGACAGTAAAAATGCTCCTTACGGACAAAAGTCAAAACAAGAAATCATAGCTCTGAGTATGAAAAATACAGATCTATTACTTGAAATGGGTTGTAAATTGATTGTTGTTGCCTGTAATACAGCTACCACAAATGCAATTAAAGAATTAAGAGCAAAATACAACATCCCTTTTATTGGTATTGAACCTGCAATAAAACCGGCGGCTACTAATTCCAAAACACAAACAATTGGCATTTTGGCCACTCAAGGTACATTAATCAGTGAACTGTTCTACAATACAACACAAAAATTTCAAAACACAAAAATAATAGAACAAGTAGGTCACGGATTAGTACAGCTCATTGAAAACGGTGAAATAAACTCACCTGAAATGAGCGAGTTACTTCACTCCTATTTGCAACCTATGATTGAGGCTGACATCGATTACCTTGTATTAGGCTGTAGCCACTATCCCTACCTAATTCCACAAATAAGAAAGATTCTACCAGATAATATTCAAATAATAGATTCAGGTGAAGCTGTGGCCAAACAAACTAAAAATATATTAAATAATAAAATTGGTTTTTCCACAGAAGAAAATAGCAACCCCGTTTTCTATACGAATACTAATCCTAAAGTCTTAAAAGAAATTTTAGAAAACAAATATGAAGTTATAGAAAGAGATTTTTAG
- a CDS encoding aromatic hydrocarbon degradation protein, whose protein sequence is MKNKIALASLFMLFTINTFSQSISSSPYSMYGLGSLYDSDFGSISSIGSSGIALPSNRFINNLNPASLGYMYQNHFLFDVGGKSILSTYENSSKKESRNNFQFSHIALAFPVTSKSAVSVALQPYSSAAFKISNLLLPIENSADTYVLNASGSGGLNDFDLSYGYRIGKKIALGISTNFLFGNTIDNRDYTVSNSITTINKKSYYNGVRVSLGSQVQIDSTLSLGVNFKSPSQIKASKVQSVISYNNSITTTIETDANYDVDDYYLPLEIGVGLSKVFKNNLNFTIDYKKSLWNGTNQSDIYGNYLNQDKFAMGFSYSKTKSIRSYLDRIQYATGFNYDSGFLEIDNKRINNLSFSVGVSLPVENQTFSTLNVTYSYGQKGSISNGLIKENYHKISLNLSLDGIWFVKRKFE, encoded by the coding sequence ATGAAAAATAAAATAGCGCTTGCAAGTTTATTTATGCTTTTTACCATAAATACATTTTCACAAAGTATATCAAGTTCGCCATATTCCATGTATGGTTTGGGGAGCTTATATGATTCTGATTTCGGTTCGATTTCTTCTATCGGCTCTTCGGGAATTGCTTTGCCTTCCAATCGATTTATTAATAATCTAAACCCTGCATCTTTGGGTTATATGTATCAAAATCATTTTTTGTTTGATGTGGGTGGGAAGTCCATTTTATCCACTTATGAAAACAGTTCAAAAAAAGAAAGTAGAAATAATTTTCAGTTTTCTCATATTGCTTTAGCTTTTCCTGTAACGTCAAAATCTGCTGTTAGTGTTGCTTTACAACCGTATTCAAGCGCTGCTTTTAAAATATCAAATTTACTTTTGCCAATTGAAAATAGTGCTGACACTTATGTTTTGAATGCTTCTGGTTCAGGAGGGTTAAATGACTTTGACCTTTCTTATGGATACAGAATTGGAAAAAAAATTGCATTAGGGATTTCAACTAATTTCCTTTTTGGTAATACAATAGATAATAGAGACTATACTGTTTCGAACTCAATAACTACCATAAATAAAAAATCGTATTACAATGGAGTAAGGGTATCATTAGGAAGTCAGGTACAAATTGATTCTACATTGTCATTGGGTGTGAATTTTAAATCGCCGAGTCAAATTAAAGCTTCAAAAGTTCAATCTGTTATTTCGTATAATAACTCAATAACTACAACAATTGAAACGGACGCCAATTATGATGTAGATGATTATTATTTGCCTTTAGAAATTGGAGTAGGGTTAAGTAAGGTTTTTAAGAATAATTTAAACTTTACTATAGATTATAAAAAAAGCCTGTGGAATGGTACGAATCAATCTGATATATATGGGAATTATCTCAATCAAGATAAATTTGCTATGGGATTTTCGTATAGTAAAACGAAGAGTATAAGAAGTTATTTGGATAGGATTCAATATGCAACGGGATTTAATTATGATTCTGGATTTTTAGAAATTGATAATAAAAGAATTAATAATCTGTCTTTTTCGGTTGGTGTTTCATTACCAGTTGAGAATCAAACTTTTTCAACTCTTAATGTGACGTATTCTTATGGTCAAAAAGGGAGTATTAGTAATGGTCTAATTAAGGAAAATTATCATAAAATTTCACTTAATTTAAGTTTAGATGGGATTTGGTTCGTTAAAAGAAAATTTGAATAA